In Hermetia illucens chromosome 1, iHerIll2.2.curated.20191125, whole genome shotgun sequence, one genomic interval encodes:
- the LOC119661219 gene encoding classical arabinogalactan protein 4-like codes for MKVLYVCFLIIAAILSAAMATAPTPPTVPTAASAVPTPAIAGSDGAAVTPQAVPTPATPVPTPAVSS; via the exons atgaaag TGTTATATGTTTGCTTTTTGATTATCGCCGCTATTCTGTCGGCTGCGATGGCAACTGCACCAACCCCACCAACTGTTCCAACAGCCGCATCTGCAGTGCCAACCCCAGCAATTGCAGGCAGTGATGGCGCTGCCGTAACTCCTCAAGCCGTTCCAACGCCAGCTACACCAGTTCCAACTCCAGCAGTTAGTTCATAA